From a single Rutidosis leptorrhynchoides isolate AG116_Rl617_1_P2 chromosome 5, CSIRO_AGI_Rlap_v1, whole genome shotgun sequence genomic region:
- the LOC139849410 gene encoding uncharacterized protein encodes MEDDHHKTPSPSFRDRRMKSKLKISCFRQLDLHLHSPIQSPTLKKSPSSSKLFKSSKMRLKDLTTTTSSRHRSGGGTTVNRHQRHPTNDFKYDPLSYSLNFEEHGDHLHIHNFISRLPLTPPTGINEVEDLTTKRFSDDLICRNIGFIHSISCIHDRKQ; translated from the exons ATGGAGGATGATCATCACAAAACACCATCACCATCTTTTCGTGACCGAAGAATGAAATCAAAACTCAAGATTTCATGTTTCCGCCAATTGGATTTACATCTTCATTCGCCAATTCAATCTCCAACGCTCAAAAAATCACCGTCGTCATCTAAGTTGTTCAAATCATCAAAAATGAGATTGAAAGACCTAACTACGACTACCAGCAGCCGTCACCGAAGCGGCGGTGGAACCACCGTGAACCGTCATCAACGGCATCCTACCAATGATTTCAAGTATGATCCTCTCAGTTACTCGCTGAATTTCGAAGAACATGGTGATCATCTGCATATTCACAATTTCATATCCAGATTGCCGCTTACTCCGCCTACTGGTATCAATGAAGTTGAAGATCTAACAACAA agcgTTTTAGTGATGATTTAATCTGCAGAAATATTGGATTCATTCACAGTATATCATGTATTCATGATCGGAAACAATGA